From the genome of Pseudomonas yamanorum, one region includes:
- a CDS encoding acyl-CoA dehydrogenase family protein, whose translation MIRDPETLHLLLETLQQFVNEALIPRENELAETDDVPADIVSQFRELGLFGLTLPEAYGGLGLTMEEEVNVAFELGRTSPAFRSYFGTNNGIGSIGILLDGTEAQKQHYLPKLASGELLSSFCLTEPDSGSDAASLKTTAVRDGDHYVINGTKRFITNAPHAGIYTVMARTNPDIKGSGGISAFIVERNTPGLSLGKRDHKMGQKGAHTCDVIFDNVRVPADQLIGGVEGVGFKTAMKVLDKGRLHIAAVSVGAAERMLNDALNYALERKQFGQPIAEFQLIQAMLADSKAEIYAARCMVVDAARKRDEGLNIGTEASCSKMFATEMCGRVADRCVQIHGGAGYVSEYAIERFYRDVRLFRLYEGTTQIQQLVIARNMIREAKH comes from the coding sequence ATGATCCGAGACCCCGAAACGCTTCATCTGTTGCTGGAAACCCTCCAGCAGTTCGTCAACGAAGCGCTGATCCCACGGGAAAACGAACTGGCCGAGACCGATGACGTCCCGGCGGATATCGTCAGCCAGTTCCGCGAGTTGGGCCTGTTCGGCCTGACCCTGCCCGAAGCCTACGGCGGCCTCGGGCTGACCATGGAAGAAGAGGTCAACGTGGCCTTTGAACTGGGCCGAACCTCTCCGGCATTCCGCTCCTACTTCGGCACCAACAACGGCATCGGTTCCATCGGCATCCTGCTGGACGGCACCGAGGCGCAGAAGCAGCACTACCTGCCGAAACTGGCCAGCGGCGAGTTGCTCAGCTCGTTCTGCCTGACCGAACCGGACTCCGGCTCCGACGCCGCCTCGCTGAAAACCACGGCGGTGCGCGACGGTGACCACTATGTCATCAACGGCACCAAGCGCTTTATCACCAACGCCCCCCATGCCGGGATCTACACCGTGATGGCCCGCACCAACCCGGACATCAAGGGCTCGGGCGGCATCAGTGCGTTTATCGTCGAGCGCAACACGCCGGGCCTGTCCCTGGGAAAGCGTGACCACAAGATGGGCCAGAAAGGCGCCCACACCTGCGACGTGATTTTCGACAACGTGCGCGTGCCGGCCGACCAGTTGATCGGCGGCGTCGAAGGCGTGGGGTTCAAGACCGCGATGAAGGTGCTCGACAAGGGTCGCCTGCACATCGCCGCCGTCAGCGTCGGGGCTGCCGAACGCATGCTCAACGATGCCCTGAATTACGCCCTGGAACGCAAACAGTTTGGCCAGCCGATTGCCGAGTTCCAGCTGATCCAGGCGATGCTCGCCGACAGCAAGGCCGAGATCTACGCCGCCCGTTGCATGGTGGTAGACGCTGCGCGCAAGCGTGACGAAGGCCTGAACATCGGCACCGAAGCGTCCTGCTCGAAGATGTTCGCCACGGAAATGTGCGGCCGCGTGGCCGACCGTTGCGTGCAGATTCACGGCGGTGCCGGGTATGTGAGCGAGTACGCCATCGAGCGGTTCTATCGCGATGTGCGCTTGTTTCGGCTGTATGAAGGCACCACGCAGATCCAGCAATTGGTGATCGCCCGCAACATGATTCGCGAGGCCAAGCACTGA
- a CDS encoding GGDEF domain-containing protein: MKTPTQTNAIDFDSAKLQRLGFGQPSLLTRRPATVEQLRQQLGMQLQTSLEPEHILALFFREIQRLVPLDALQYRHEASDLRLEYGHRGHHSVSYALSHEGEHLGELVFRRNQRFLEDELANLESLLATLLYPMRNALLYRAATRSALRDPLTETGNRIAMDQTLQREIDMARRHLQPLSLLMLDIDHFKHINDTHGHATGDKVLKAVAASIKSQLRNVDMVFRFGGEEFLILLSNTGRDAASMVGERLRHAAQAQDYWADDERIELTVSLGCSTLLAGESAESVLRRADNALYVAKREGRNRLAMAG; the protein is encoded by the coding sequence ATGAAAACACCGACCCAGACCAACGCAATTGACTTCGACAGCGCCAAATTGCAACGCCTGGGCTTTGGTCAGCCGTCCCTTCTTACACGACGCCCTGCCACGGTTGAGCAACTTCGCCAGCAACTGGGCATGCAATTGCAAACCAGCCTGGAGCCGGAGCACATCCTTGCGCTGTTCTTCCGCGAAATCCAACGCCTGGTGCCGCTGGACGCCCTGCAATACCGTCACGAAGCCAGCGACCTGCGCCTGGAGTACGGCCACCGCGGCCATCATTCGGTGAGCTATGCCCTCAGCCACGAAGGCGAGCACCTCGGCGAACTGGTGTTTCGGCGCAACCAACGCTTTCTCGAAGACGAACTGGCCAACCTGGAGTCGCTGCTGGCCACCCTGCTCTACCCGATGCGCAACGCCCTGCTCTACCGGGCGGCGACCCGCAGCGCCCTGCGCGACCCGCTGACCGAAACCGGTAACCGCATCGCCATGGACCAGACCCTGCAGCGGGAAATCGACATGGCCCGCCGGCACCTGCAGCCGCTGTCCTTGCTGATGCTGGACATCGACCACTTCAAGCACATCAACGACACCCACGGCCATGCTACGGGCGACAAGGTGCTCAAGGCCGTTGCGGCCTCGATCAAAAGCCAGTTGCGCAATGTGGACATGGTGTTTCGGTTTGGCGGGGAAGAGTTTCTGATCCTGCTGTCCAACACCGGCCGGGACGCGGCGTCGATGGTCGGTGAGCGCCTGCGCCACGCGGCACAGGCCCAGGATTACTGGGCGGACGATGAACGTATCGAATTGACCGTGAGCCTGGGCTGCTCGACCTTGCTGGCCGGAGAGTCCGCCGAGAGCGTGCTGCGCCGGGCGGACAACGCCTTGTATGTGGCCAAGCGTGAAGGCCGCAACCGCCTGGCAATGGCGGGGTAA
- a CDS encoding MFS transporter produces the protein MEVAAQAGALSPAKNNLWIIVFIFCFLGLLIDGADLMLLSYSLSSLKAEFGLTSVEAGSLGSFTLAGMAIGGIYGGWACDRFGRVKTVVWSIVLFSAGTAILGMTHSYWQFASTRFFASLGLGALYVACNTLMAEYVPTRYRTTVLGTLQAGWSVGYIVATLLAGWILPNHGWRWLFYVAIIPVILAVLMQRLVPEPQAWIKAQAERAREKAEGIKRVSAKKPDGMFKLIFSDPKASRMFVLWALTAGFLQFGYYGVNNWMPSYLEGELGMNFKSMTSYMVGTYAAMIFGKILAGLAADRLGRRLVFAVGALGTAIFLPVIVLFQSPDNILWMLIVFGFLYGIPYGVNATYMTESFEAKFRGSAVGGAYNIGRIGAAVAPAAIGFLASHGSIGVGFLVMGGAYFICGVIPALFIRDKQFDPQKQ, from the coding sequence ATGGAAGTCGCCGCTCAGGCGGGTGCGTTGTCGCCCGCGAAAAACAACCTGTGGATCATTGTCTTCATCTTCTGCTTCCTCGGCCTGCTGATCGACGGTGCCGACTTGATGCTGCTGTCCTACAGCCTCAGCAGCCTCAAGGCCGAGTTTGGCCTGACCAGCGTCGAAGCCGGCAGCCTGGGCAGTTTCACCCTGGCCGGGATGGCCATCGGCGGGATTTACGGGGGCTGGGCCTGTGATCGTTTTGGCCGGGTGAAGACCGTGGTCTGGAGCATCGTGCTGTTCTCCGCCGGCACGGCAATCCTGGGCATGACCCACAGTTATTGGCAGTTCGCGAGCACACGCTTCTTCGCCTCCCTCGGGCTGGGCGCGCTGTATGTCGCGTGCAATACGCTGATGGCCGAGTACGTGCCGACCCGCTATCGCACCACCGTGCTCGGCACCCTGCAGGCCGGCTGGTCGGTGGGCTACATCGTCGCCACCTTGCTCGCCGGCTGGATTCTGCCGAACCACGGCTGGCGCTGGTTGTTCTACGTAGCGATCATCCCGGTGATCCTCGCCGTGCTGATGCAACGCCTGGTGCCGGAGCCCCAAGCCTGGATCAAGGCCCAGGCCGAACGCGCCCGGGAAAAGGCCGAAGGTATCAAGCGCGTCTCTGCGAAGAAACCCGACGGCATGTTCAAGCTGATCTTCAGCGACCCGAAAGCCAGCCGCATGTTTGTCCTCTGGGCGCTGACCGCAGGCTTCCTGCAGTTTGGCTACTACGGCGTCAATAACTGGATGCCGTCGTACCTGGAAGGCGAGTTGGGGATGAACTTCAAGTCGATGACCAGCTACATGGTCGGTACCTACGCGGCGATGATATTCGGCAAAATCCTCGCCGGGCTCGCGGCAGACCGCCTGGGCCGGCGCCTGGTGTTCGCCGTCGGCGCGCTGGGCACGGCGATTTTCCTGCCGGTGATCGTGCTGTTCCAGAGCCCGGACAACATCTTGTGGATGCTGATTGTGTTCGGGTTCCTGTACGGCATTCCCTACGGCGTGAATGCGACCTACATGACCGAAAGCTTCGAGGCGAAATTTCGCGGCTCGGCAGTGGGCGGGGCCTACAACATTGGCCGAATTGGCGCAGCGGTGGCACCGGCAGCCATTGGCTTCCTGGCGTCCCATGGCTCGATCGGCGTCGGATTTCTGGTGATGGGCGGCGCGTACTTTATCTGCGGAGTGATTCCAGCGCTGTTTATCCGCGACAAGCAGTTTGACCCGCAAAAACAATAA